Within the Nitrospirota bacterium genome, the region GCGATGGGCAAATCCGCCAATATGCCCTATTGGGGGTTGACCATCGGGCAGCAGGGTGTCGCCGATGTCATGGCGTATCTGAAGGCAAATTTCAAAGGCCCGAAGTAGGAAACACGTGTGAAGCGTCTTTCGTATCTCGCGGAGTGTGAAGCACGCCCGCGAGATACGAAAGACGAACGATGAGGAACGGAGGATCAATCGATGGCGACATTCATCATTTCAGGCAGCCGGGGCACGGACGACCCCACGATGGCGACGTTGCCGTTTATTGCCGCGAAGGTCGCGAAGGAGCAAGGGCACGATGTCGTGCTCTGGCTATGGAACGAAGCTGTGACGCTCGGGCGCAAGGGCAGCGCCGATCACGTGACGGGAGTGAATTTGACGCCGCTGAAAGATCTGCTGGCGGCCGTGCAAGCGGCGAACATTCCCATCTGGGTCTGCGGGGCCTGCGCGGTGGCGAGACAGATGAAGGATTCAGACCTTGTGGCTGGTGCGGCC harbors:
- a CDS encoding DsrE family protein translates to MATFIISGSRGTDDPTMATLPFIAAKVAKEQGHDVVLWLWNEAVTLGRKGSADHVTGVNLTPLKDLLAAVQAANIPIWVCGACAVARQMKDSDLVAGAAIKGMPDYIKAVAERDKNLSF